A single window of Plectropomus leopardus isolate mb chromosome 12, YSFRI_Pleo_2.0, whole genome shotgun sequence DNA harbors:
- the LOC121951152 gene encoding uncharacterized protein LOC121951152, giving the protein MVAADSGFVADWSADFGSLSANGDAALGAEEGSQGGAKGGAQGEALDEAKGGAQGEALDEAQGKAQDNETAAEDKVSSSAVRADEDETRQEERRMSTPGLIFTNEYGEQIEDSTEDRRDRWSRSPDGSGSEYETAEEWADGGQGGGWASADDDVSYEDRPPVDISEGWGSGDKGLAADWCQTVVSPENAAADRKCSVKEEELPGTQTQGGGAFDSDPFAETQGGGAFDSDPFAETQGGGAFDSVTSAKAQGGGAFDSDPFAETQGGGAFDSVTSAKAQGGGAFDLDPFAEIKGGDKGAGFEFDPFPEHSAEGGVVSTGDRGGWDTGSPAGSFPAAFSGTEGPESSTSSWQEVSPCRGSAAFSRTAGGIKDGTVTRTHKEPENSDMSEDEAANRRFGTLYRELETEQEVLTFSSSGS; this is encoded by the exons ATGGTg GCTGCAGACTCCGGCTTCGTCGCCGACTGGTCCGCTGACTTTGGTTCACTGTCAGCAAACGGAGACGCTGCTCTAGGAGCTGAGGAGGGGTCTCAGGGCGGGGCTAAGGGCGGGGCTCAGGGCGAGGCTCTGGACGAGGCTAAGGGCGGGGCTCAGGGCGAGGCTCTGGACGAGGCTCAGGGCAAGGCTCAGGACAATGAGACGGCAGCTGAAGACAAGGTCAGCAGCTCCGCAGTCAGAGCAGATGAGGATGAGACGAGGCAGGAGGAGCGCAGGATGTCCACCCCGGGGCTGATCTTCACCAATGAATACGGAGAACAGATTGAGGACAGCACTGAGGACAGAAGAGACAGGTGGTCCAGGTCTCCAGATGGGTCTGGGTCAGAATATGAGACTGCTGAGGAGTGGGCTGATGGAGGTCAGGGAGGAGGCTGGGCCAGTGCTGACGACGACGTTTCCTATGAAGACCGTCCCCCGGTGGACATCTCAGAGGGGTGGGGGTCTGGAGACAAAGGTCTGGCAGCAGATTGGTGTCAAACAGTGGTTTCACCTGAGAACGCTgcagcagacaggaagtgttCAGTTAAAGAAGAGGAGCTGCCAGGAACCCAAACACAGGGAGGAG GTGCGTTTGATTCAGATCCTTTTGCTGAAACACAGGGAGGAGGTGCGTTTGATTCAGATCCTTTTGCTGAAACACAGGGAGGAGGTGCGTTTGATTCAGTAACCTCAGCTAAAGCACAGGGTGGAGGTGCGTTTGATTCAGATCCCTTTGCTGAAACACAGGGAGGAGGTGCGTTTGATTCAGTAACCTCAGCTAAAGCACAGGGAGGAGGTGCATTTGATTTGGATCCATTTGCTGAAATAAAAGGTGGAGACAAGGGGGCTGGTTTTGAATTTGATCCATTCCCTGAGCACTCAGCAGAAGGGGGAGTTGTGTCCACAGGGGACAGAGGCGGGTGGGACACGGGGTCTCCTGCCGGCAGTTTCCCAGCAGCCTTCTCGGGGACTGAGGGTCCAGAATCCAGCACCTCGTCCTGGCAGGAAGTGAGTCCCTGCAGGGGGTCTGCCGCGTTCTCCAGAACAGCAGGAGGAATAAAAGACGGAACCGTTACCAGAACTCACAAAGAACCAGAAAATTCAGACATGTCCGAAGACGAGGCCGCAAACCGGAGATTTGGAACGTTGTATCGAGAGCTAGAAACAGAACAGGAGGTACTGACGTTCTCCTCCTCAGGGAGCTGA